The Streptococcus viridans genome includes a window with the following:
- a CDS encoding flavin reductase family protein, which produces MKQSFKTSKLYYGFPIFILGYQDLNFGHNITTCSSSYSLGDWLVIGVGAEENAADQIKHYQQFSVNIPDENFMLEMEQAGFISHREKLKHLGLDYEISELTQAPILEACPVALDCQVDRIIEEDGICHIFAKILERLADPELLDDKGHFINDRFAPTYFMGDGHQRVYRYLDNRVDPMGSFIKKARKKNDKS; this is translated from the coding sequence ATGAAACAATCTTTTAAAACCAGCAAACTCTACTATGGTTTTCCGATTTTCATCTTGGGGTATCAGGACCTGAACTTTGGGCACAATATCACGACCTGTAGTTCCTCTTATAGCCTTGGAGATTGGCTCGTCATCGGAGTTGGTGCTGAGGAAAATGCAGCTGACCAGATTAAGCATTATCAACAGTTCAGCGTGAACATCCCTGATGAAAACTTTATGCTTGAGATGGAGCAGGCTGGCTTTATCAGCCATCGGGAGAAATTGAAACACCTGGGGCTTGACTATGAGATTTCTGAACTGACCCAGGCACCGATTTTGGAGGCCTGTCCAGTCGCATTGGATTGCCAGGTAGATCGGATTATCGAGGAAGATGGCATCTGTCATATCTTTGCCAAGATTCTCGAGCGACTGGCTGACCCAGAACTCTTGGATGACAAAGGGCATTTTATAAATGACCGTTTTGCGCCGACTTACTTTATGGGGGACGGCCATCAGCGCGTTTACCGTTATCTAGATAACCGAGTCGATCCCATGGGGAGCTTTATCAAGAAAGCGAGGAAAAAGAATGACAAGAGCTGA
- the rlmD gene encoding 23S rRNA (uracil(1939)-C(5))-methyltransferase RlmD: MNLKVKQRIPLKIKRMGINGEGIGFYKKTLVFVPGALKGEDVFCQITAIRKNFAEAKLLSVNKASKYRVTPTCDIYETCGGCQIMHLKYSKQLEFKTDLMQQALKKYAPTGYENYLIHPTLGMEKSQYYRAKLQFQTRKFKGKVKAGLYAQNSHYLVELRDCLVQDPVIQEIANHVAELLTYYQIPISDDRKQLGVRTIMVRRARKTGQVQMIVVTSRQLNLTDLVADLVEKHPEIVTVAVNLNTSKSSEIYGEKTQIIWGQETIREGVLDYEFSLSPRAFYQLNPEQTEVLYSEAVKALDVSPEDHLIDAYCGVGTIGFAFADKVKSVRGMDIIPEAIEDAKYNAKQMGFDNTHYEAGTAEEIIPRWYKEGYRADAVIVDPPRTGLGVQLIDTLLRYAPQKMVYVSCNVSTLARDLVDLTKVYDVVYIQSVDMFPHTARTEAVVKLVKKA; encoded by the coding sequence ATGAATCTAAAAGTTAAACAAAGAATTCCCTTAAAAATCAAGCGAATGGGAATTAATGGAGAAGGGATTGGTTTTTACAAGAAGACCTTGGTCTTTGTGCCTGGGGCCTTAAAGGGTGAAGATGTCTTTTGCCAAATTACTGCGATTCGGAAGAACTTTGCAGAAGCCAAGCTCTTGTCCGTCAACAAGGCTTCCAAGTATCGGGTAACGCCAACCTGTGATATTTACGAGACCTGTGGGGGCTGCCAGATCATGCATCTGAAGTATAGTAAGCAGTTGGAGTTCAAAACGGACTTGATGCAGCAGGCCTTGAAGAAATATGCTCCTACCGGCTATGAAAATTATCTAATCCATCCGACGCTTGGGATGGAAAAATCTCAGTATTATCGGGCTAAACTCCAATTTCAGACGCGTAAATTTAAGGGGAAGGTCAAGGCTGGTTTATACGCCCAAAATTCCCATTATTTGGTGGAATTAAGGGACTGTCTGGTCCAGGATCCGGTCATTCAGGAAATCGCCAATCATGTAGCGGAGTTATTGACCTACTACCAGATTCCGATTTCAGATGATCGGAAGCAATTGGGAGTTCGAACCATCATGGTGCGTCGGGCTCGTAAGACTGGACAGGTCCAAATGATTGTGGTGACGAGTCGGCAACTCAATTTAACAGACTTAGTCGCGGATTTGGTAGAAAAACACCCTGAAATTGTGACGGTGGCAGTCAATCTGAATACCTCCAAATCTAGCGAGATCTATGGAGAGAAGACGCAGATTATTTGGGGGCAGGAGACTATCCGAGAAGGGGTCTTGGATTATGAATTTTCCTTGTCTCCTCGGGCCTTTTACCAGTTAAATCCTGAGCAGACCGAAGTCCTCTATAGTGAAGCTGTCAAGGCCTTGGATGTGTCACCAGAGGACCATTTGATTGATGCCTACTGCGGGGTTGGGACCATTGGTTTTGCCTTTGCGGACAAGGTCAAGAGTGTCCGGGGAATGGACATTATCCCTGAAGCGATTGAGGATGCCAAATACAATGCGAAGCAGATGGGATTTGATAATACCCATTATGAAGCTGGGACGGCTGAGGAAATCATCCCTCGTTGGTACAAAGAAGGTTATCGAGCAGATGCAGTCATTGTGGATCCACCTCGGACAGGGTTGGGAGTTCAATTGATTGACACCTTGTTGCGCTATGCCCCTCAAAAGATGGTCTACGTTTCTTGTAATGTTTCCACCCTAGCGCGAGACCTCGTGGATTTGACCAAGGTCTATGATGTCGTCTACATCCAGTCTGTGGATATGTTTCCCCATACAGCTCGGACAGAGGCTGTGGTGAAATTGGTCAAGAAAGCTTAA
- a CDS encoding DUF438 domain-containing protein, whose translation MSDERIHVLRDILLELHHGASPESVQERFDATFSGVSAIEISLMEHELMNSDAGITFEDVMELCDVHANLFKNAVQGVEVADTDHPGHPVQIFKQENLALRAAMMRVRRLLDNYETTEDPEMIQEIQKGLLRQLGLVGQFDRHYRRKEELMFPIMERYGHDSPPKVMWGVDDQIRELFARALDAAKELPDSSISEVKERFEAFAQEFEAMIFKEESILLMILLEAFTQDDWLSIAEESDAYGYAIIIPSEKWVPKRVDFKEEGPIETEGSGEALPSSNGSEQRQVIETPEGQLTITFRPKKKEESFDRQQQQAFGHGFLSVEQANLILNHLPMEITFVNKDDIFQYYNDAAPFEEMIFKRTPSQVGRNVELCHPPKYLEKVKAIMQGLREGKKEKYEMWFKSESRGKFVHVTYAAVRDEAGEFQGVLEYVQDIQPYREIDSEFYRGLE comes from the coding sequence ATGAGTGATGAACGAATTCATGTTTTGAGAGACATCTTATTAGAGCTACATCATGGAGCTTCTCCTGAGTCGGTCCAAGAGCGCTTTGATGCGACCTTTAGCGGGGTGTCTGCGATTGAGATTTCCCTCATGGAGCATGAACTGATGAACTCCGATGCAGGCATCACCTTTGAGGATGTCATGGAGCTGTGCGATGTCCATGCTAATCTCTTTAAGAACGCTGTACAAGGAGTCGAAGTGGCAGATACAGACCATCCAGGTCACCCGGTTCAAATATTTAAACAGGAGAACCTGGCCCTTCGGGCTGCTATGATGCGGGTCCGTCGCTTGCTGGATAATTATGAGACGACGGAGGATCCTGAGATGATCCAGGAGATTCAGAAAGGCTTGTTACGTCAGCTAGGCTTGGTGGGTCAGTTTGATCGGCATTACCGTCGCAAGGAAGAGTTGATGTTTCCCATTATGGAGCGCTATGGGCATGATTCTCCTCCTAAAGTCATGTGGGGAGTGGATGACCAGATTCGAGAACTCTTTGCGAGAGCTTTGGATGCAGCCAAGGAATTACCAGATTCTAGTATTTCTGAAGTCAAAGAGCGCTTTGAAGCCTTTGCGCAAGAGTTTGAGGCTATGATCTTCAAGGAAGAGTCCATCCTCTTGATGATTTTACTGGAGGCCTTTACTCAGGATGATTGGCTATCTATCGCAGAAGAAAGTGATGCCTATGGTTATGCCATTATCATTCCGAGTGAGAAATGGGTGCCGAAACGTGTGGACTTCAAGGAAGAAGGACCAATAGAGACAGAAGGTTCAGGTGAAGCCCTTCCTTCTTCAAATGGAAGCGAGCAACGTCAGGTCATTGAGACTCCTGAGGGACAACTGACCATTACCTTCAGGCCTAAGAAAAAGGAAGAGAGTTTCGATCGCCAACAGCAACAAGCTTTTGGGCATGGCTTTCTCTCTGTGGAGCAGGCCAACTTGATCTTGAACCATCTACCGATGGAGATCACCTTTGTCAATAAGGATGATATTTTCCAATATTACAATGATGCAGCGCCTTTTGAGGAGATGATCTTCAAACGGACGCCGTCGCAGGTAGGACGCAATGTCGAATTGTGTCACCCTCCGAAATACTTGGAGAAGGTCAAAGCCATCATGCAGGGGCTTCGAGAAGGGAAAAAAGAAAAGTACGAAATGTGGTTCAAATCAGAATCACGTGGGAAATTTGTCCATGTGACCTATGCAGCAGTGCGCGATGAAGCGGGAGAATTTCAAGGTGTCTTGGAATATGTCCAGGATATCCAACCCTATCGGGAGATCGATAGTGAATTTTATAGAGGATTGGAGTAA
- a CDS encoding GNAT family N-acetyltransferase, giving the protein MTRAELPERIETERLILRVRTVADAEDIHAYASLPEVSYPAGFPPVKTLEDEIYYLEHILPERNQKENLPAGYGIVVKGTDKVIGSVDFNHRHEDDVLEIGYTLHPDYWGRGYVPEAARVLIGLAFKELELHKIELSCFGYNLQSQRVAEKLGFTLEARIRDRKDAQGNRCDDLRYGLLKSEWEGRSC; this is encoded by the coding sequence ATGACAAGAGCTGAACTGCCAGAACGAATCGAAACGGAGCGCTTGATCTTACGAGTCCGTACCGTTGCGGATGCCGAGGATATCCATGCTTATGCTAGTCTTCCAGAAGTCTCTTACCCCGCAGGTTTTCCACCCGTCAAGACCTTGGAAGATGAGATTTATTACCTAGAACATATTCTTCCTGAACGCAATCAAAAGGAAAATCTCCCAGCAGGCTACGGCATTGTGGTCAAAGGGACGGATAAAGTCATTGGCTCTGTTGATTTCAACCATCGCCACGAAGACGATGTGTTGGAGATTGGATATACCTTGCACCCAGACTATTGGGGCCGAGGTTATGTGCCTGAAGCAGCGCGTGTTTTGATTGGTTTAGCTTTTAAAGAACTGGAGCTTCATAAGATAGAATTGTCTTGCTTTGGCTACAATCTCCAAAGTCAACGAGTCGCTGAGAAGCTTGGTTTCACCCTTGAAGCTCGCATAAGAGACCGCAAGGATGCCCAAGGAAACCGCTGTGACGATTTGAGATATGGCTTGCTGAAGAGTGAGTGGGAAGGTAGAAGTTGCTAG
- a CDS encoding DUF1912 family protein gives MSYEKEFMKEFEAWIKTQVMINEMALTESKKVYEEDQDKRAKEAMIRYESRLDAYQFLQGKFANYHEGKGFHDLPDGLFGERTY, from the coding sequence ATGAGCTACGAAAAAGAATTTATGAAAGAATTTGAGGCTTGGATCAAGACCCAGGTCATGATCAATGAGATGGCCCTGACAGAAAGCAAGAAGGTCTATGAAGAGGATCAGGACAAGAGGGCCAAGGAGGCTATGATCCGCTATGAGAGTCGCTTGGATGCCTATCAATTCCTTCAAGGGAAGTTTGCTAACTACCACGAGGGGAAAGGTTTCCACGATCTTCCAGATGGCTTGTTTGGAGAGAGAACCTATTAA
- a CDS encoding DUF1858 domain-containing protein has protein sequence MDNKIDVSIPVAQVIDQHPEVLDLLVELGFKPLANPIMRNTVGRKVSLKQGSKLEGTPMEKIVRTIEANGYEVVGLD, from the coding sequence ATGGATAATAAAATTGATGTATCGATTCCAGTTGCTCAAGTCATTGATCAACATCCGGAAGTATTGGATTTGTTGGTGGAATTGGGCTTTAAACCCTTAGCCAATCCAATCATGCGCAATACAGTTGGGCGCAAGGTTTCCTTAAAACAAGGATCAAAATTAGAAGGCACGCCTATGGAGAAGATTGTGCGAACGATAGAGGCCAATGGCTATGAAGTAGTGGGGCTAGACTAA
- a CDS encoding helix-hairpin-helix domain-containing protein yields the protein MAKKNVNRAKQYKHQNRHLLKKAVATVAAAVKEAPKKVEKVAKAVAKEVKQAASSVEEFAASLEGVALDRAQTFYDEGIRSVADFANWTEKELLALKGIGPATIKKLQELGVKFK from the coding sequence ATGGCAAAGAAGAACGTTAACCGTGCGAAACAATACAAACATCAAAATAGACATCTTTTGAAAAAAGCTGTCGCAACTGTAGCAGCAGCTGTTAAAGAAGCACCTAAGAAGGTTGAGAAAGTAGCAAAAGCAGTGGCGAAAGAAGTGAAACAAGCAGCTTCTTCAGTGGAAGAATTTGCTGCAAGCTTGGAAGGTGTAGCCCTTGATCGTGCGCAAACATTCTATGATGAAGGTATTCGCTCTGTTGCGGACTTCGCAAACTGGACAGAAAAAGAGTTGTTGGCCCTTAAAGGAATCGGCCCAGCAACCATCAAAAAATTGCAAGAGCTTGGAGTCAAGTTCAAATAA